Proteins from a genomic interval of Kitasatospora kifunensis:
- a CDS encoding ABC transporter ATP-binding protein, with amino-acid sequence MIQTEPTRSATQPVLHLERASRVHGKGAAQVHALRGVDLRVHPGEFVAVMGPSGSGKSTLLTLAGGLDSPTEGRVLVEGQSLGDLNRGQLAAVRRRAIGYVFQDYNLIPALTAVENIMLPRELDRVATRNARREALAALEEVGIGELADRFPDDMSGGQQQRVAIARALIGERRLVLADEPTGALDSTTGEAVLAVLRARCDEGAAAMMVTHEARHAAWADRVVFLRDGLVVDETQQQDAATLLEIAAQVAGGFEATQ; translated from the coding sequence TTGATTCAGACCGAACCGACCAGGAGCGCGACCCAACCCGTGCTGCACCTGGAGCGAGCGAGCCGGGTGCACGGCAAGGGCGCGGCCCAGGTCCATGCGCTGCGGGGCGTGGACCTGCGGGTTCACCCGGGCGAGTTCGTCGCCGTCATGGGTCCCTCGGGCTCCGGCAAGTCCACCCTGCTCACGCTGGCCGGCGGGCTGGACAGCCCCACCGAGGGCCGGGTCCTGGTGGAGGGCCAGTCACTGGGTGACCTGAACCGCGGCCAGCTCGCCGCGGTCCGCCGGCGCGCGATCGGCTACGTCTTCCAGGACTACAACCTGATCCCGGCGCTGACGGCGGTCGAGAACATCATGCTGCCGCGCGAACTGGACCGCGTCGCCACCCGCAACGCCCGCCGCGAGGCCCTGGCGGCGCTGGAGGAGGTGGGCATCGGCGAGTTGGCCGACCGCTTCCCCGACGACATGTCCGGTGGCCAGCAGCAGCGGGTGGCGATCGCCCGCGCGCTGATCGGCGAGCGCCGCCTGGTACTGGCCGACGAGCCCACCGGCGCGCTGGACTCCACCACCGGCGAGGCCGTCCTGGCCGTCCTGCGCGCCCGCTGCGACGAGGGCGCGGCCGCCATGATGGTCACCCACGAGGCCCGGCACGCCGCCTGGGCGGACCGGGTGGTCTTCCTGCGCGACGGCCTCGTGGTCGACGAGACCCAGCAGCAGGACGCCGCGACGCTGCTGGAGATCGCCGCCCAGGTGGCCGGCGGATTCGAGGCGACGCAGTGA
- a CDS encoding putative Ig domain-containing protein, whose product MGTPRIRGTARAAMTGLASLSLFTGVILAAATPPAVAAPAAQPAASAANPYNPSYQHAYRHGVIPTIQQNAKMKSWATTQATPNAATGPETLSYGGGVNGVGVNDGHAQVYLVFYGSQWGTEGTDSNGNATFSGDADGAAPVAQQMFKGIGTGNELWSADLTQWCDGPNVASGATSCPSNASFVPYQAGGVLSGVWYDNSAASPSATTGNQLGQEAVNAAAHFGNTTAASNRHTYYVIMSPTGTNPDNYQGQYCAWHDYTGDSSLTGGAVSSPYGDLAFSNQPYNMDSGSGCGVGFVNSPGTLDGWTMTLGHEWHEMMSDQFPAGGWTNQQSGSSFNGQENSDECAWLAPGTAGGAAMVSMGTGTFAEQASWSNDTNACAISHPIVGGGSTGNTVTVTNPGSQSGTVGTAASLQISATDSGSGQTLTYSATGLPAGLSINSSTGLISGTPTAAGTSSVTVSAKDSTGVSGSTSFSWTVATSGGGGCTASQLLGNPGFETGTAAPWTATAGVINNDTVSEPAHSGSWDAWLDGYGAAHTDTLSQTVKVPTGCKASLTFWLHIDTAKTGSTAADKLTVQANSTTLATYSNVNANSGYVQKTFDLSSYAGQSVTLKFTGVENSSSQQTSFVIDDTAITTS is encoded by the coding sequence ATGGGTACCCCCCGCATCCGTGGCACGGCCCGAGCAGCCATGACCGGCCTCGCGTCGCTGTCCCTGTTCACCGGCGTCATCCTTGCCGCCGCCACACCCCCGGCGGTGGCCGCACCGGCCGCACAACCGGCCGCCAGCGCCGCGAACCCGTACAACCCCTCGTACCAGCACGCCTATCGGCACGGTGTGATCCCGACCATCCAGCAGAACGCCAAGATGAAGTCGTGGGCGACCACCCAGGCCACGCCGAACGCGGCGACCGGCCCGGAGACGCTCTCCTACGGCGGCGGGGTCAACGGCGTGGGCGTCAACGACGGCCACGCGCAGGTCTACCTGGTGTTCTACGGCTCCCAGTGGGGCACCGAGGGTACCGACTCCAACGGCAACGCCACCTTCTCGGGTGACGCGGACGGCGCCGCCCCGGTCGCCCAGCAGATGTTCAAGGGCATCGGCACCGGCAACGAGCTCTGGTCGGCCGACCTGACCCAGTGGTGCGACGGCCCGAACGTGGCCTCCGGCGCTACCAGTTGTCCCTCCAACGCGAGCTTCGTCCCCTACCAGGCGGGCGGCGTGCTCTCCGGCGTCTGGTACGACAACTCGGCGGCCTCGCCCAGTGCCACCACCGGGAACCAGCTCGGGCAGGAGGCCGTCAACGCGGCCGCCCACTTCGGCAACACGACCGCCGCCTCGAACCGGCACACGTACTACGTGATCATGTCGCCGACCGGCACCAACCCGGACAACTACCAGGGCCAGTACTGCGCCTGGCACGACTACACCGGGGACAGCTCGCTGACCGGCGGCGCGGTCAGCTCGCCCTACGGCGACCTCGCGTTCAGCAACCAGCCGTACAACATGGACTCGGGCTCGGGCTGCGGGGTCGGCTTCGTCAACTCCCCCGGCACCCTTGACGGCTGGACCATGACGCTGGGCCACGAGTGGCACGAGATGATGTCGGACCAGTTCCCGGCGGGCGGCTGGACCAACCAGCAGAGCGGCAGCTCCTTCAACGGCCAGGAGAACTCCGACGAGTGCGCCTGGCTCGCGCCCGGCACCGCGGGTGGCGCGGCCATGGTCTCCATGGGCACCGGCACCTTCGCCGAGCAGGCCAGCTGGTCCAACGACACCAACGCGTGCGCCATTTCGCACCCGATCGTGGGCGGCGGCTCGACCGGCAACACCGTGACGGTCACCAACCCCGGCAGCCAGAGCGGCACCGTCGGCACGGCGGCCAGCCTGCAGATCAGCGCCACCGACTCGGGTTCGGGCCAGACGCTGACCTACTCGGCCACCGGCCTGCCGGCCGGCCTGTCGATCAACTCCTCGACCGGCCTGATCTCCGGCACCCCGACCGCCGCGGGCACCTCCAGCGTGACGGTCAGCGCCAAGGACTCCACGGGCGTTTCGGGCAGCACCTCGTTCTCCTGGACCGTGGCCACCTCGGGCGGCGGCGGCTGCACCGCCAGCCAGCTGCTCGGCAACCCCGGCTTCGAGACCGGCACCGCCGCACCGTGGACCGCCACCGCCGGTGTCATCAACAACGACACCGTCTCCGAGCCCGCCCACTCCGGCTCGTGGGACGCCTGGCTGGACGGTTACGGCGCCGCGCACACCGACACCCTGTCGCAGACCGTCAAGGTCCCGACCGGCTGCAAGGCCTCGCTCACCTTCTGGCTGCACATCGACACCGCCAAGACCGGCTCCACCGCCGCTGACAAGCTGACGGTCCAGGCCAACTCCACCACCCTGGCCACGTACTCCAACGTGAACGCCAACTCGGGCTACGTGCAGAAGACCTTCGACCTCTCCAGCTACGCGGGCCAGTCCGTCACCCTGAAGTTCACGGGCGTCGAGAACTCCTCCTCGCAGCAGACCAGCTTCGTGATCGACGACACGGCGATCACCACCAGCTGA
- a CDS encoding type II toxin-antitoxin system VapB family antitoxin: MTRTVLGHDDDLLAEARRLFGTTTQVATVTTASLDAVKLARRTELADAIANGEFRLLDEPGAQAAV; the protein is encoded by the coding sequence ATGACTCGTACCGTCCTCGGCCACGACGACGACCTCCTCGCCGAGGCTCGGCGCTTGTTCGGCACCACGACCCAGGTCGCTACCGTGACCACCGCCTCGCTCGACGCAGTGAAGCTCGCCCGACGCACAGAGTTGGCCGACGCCATCGCGAACGGCGAGTTCAGGCTCCTCGACGAGCCAGGTGCGCAAGCAGCTGTGTAG
- the fxlM gene encoding methyltransferase, FxLD system, with translation MTTASSPEDVRNRMVDSILTGHHLTPAVEEAMRTVPRHEFVPGATIEKAYADEAVTIKENPAGGLALSCASVPSLVGDMLVQLDARPGDRVAEIGAGTGYNAALLAHIVGPEGDMTTIDIDLDVTAHARRRLDATGYQRVRVLSRDGSLGSPEYAPFAGIVVTVGAWDLPWAWHDQLADGGRLVVPLRWRGQTRSIAFIRQSDLLVSDSAILCGFVPMIGHDGELTGAIDPDALVTLYWDKDQAIDPDALQGVLALPGTVQGSGVTVGGMDPFDGIWLRLAATDPATCRIAAERAAVDSGLCSPAIPVRSPALVDGDSLVYLTKRRLPTEPRWELTATWHGPTGQHLADRLCEAIRTWDKDREAVPVITAYPAGIADEVLGGVYVVDKPGARLAFAYS, from the coding sequence GTGACCACTGCCTCATCACCGGAAGACGTGCGCAACCGCATGGTGGACAGCATCCTGACTGGACATCACCTGACCCCGGCCGTGGAAGAGGCCATGCGGACCGTCCCGCGCCACGAGTTCGTCCCCGGAGCCACGATCGAAAAGGCGTACGCCGATGAGGCCGTGACCATCAAGGAGAACCCTGCCGGCGGCCTGGCACTCAGTTGTGCTTCGGTGCCGTCCCTGGTCGGGGACATGCTGGTCCAGCTCGACGCCCGGCCCGGCGACCGGGTGGCGGAGATCGGCGCCGGGACCGGCTACAACGCCGCGCTGCTGGCTCACATCGTCGGCCCCGAAGGCGACATGACGACCATCGACATCGACCTGGACGTGACTGCCCACGCCCGCCGCAGGCTGGACGCCACTGGCTACCAGCGCGTGCGCGTCCTGAGCCGTGACGGCTCGCTGGGAAGCCCGGAGTACGCCCCCTTCGCCGGGATCGTCGTCACCGTGGGGGCGTGGGACCTCCCCTGGGCCTGGCACGACCAACTCGCCGACGGCGGCCGACTCGTGGTGCCGCTGCGGTGGCGTGGCCAGACCCGCAGCATCGCGTTCATCCGGCAAAGCGACCTGCTGGTGTCCGACTCGGCGATCTTGTGCGGCTTCGTGCCGATGATCGGCCACGACGGCGAACTGACCGGCGCCATCGACCCGGACGCGCTGGTGACGCTCTACTGGGACAAGGACCAGGCCATTGACCCGGACGCACTGCAAGGTGTCCTCGCACTGCCCGGGACGGTCCAGGGCTCGGGGGTGACGGTGGGCGGCATGGACCCCTTCGACGGGATCTGGCTCCGTTTGGCCGCCACCGACCCGGCAACCTGCCGGATCGCTGCCGAGCGGGCAGCCGTGGACAGCGGCCTGTGCTCTCCTGCGATCCCCGTACGCAGCCCAGCCCTTGTCGATGGCGACTCGCTGGTCTACCTGACGAAGCGGAGGCTGCCCACCGAACCCCGCTGGGAACTGACCGCCACCTGGCACGGACCCACCGGGCAGCACCTCGCCGACCGCCTGTGTGAGGCTATCCGCACCTGGGACAAGGACCGCGAGGCCGTGCCGGTCATCACCGCCTACCCAGCAGGCATCGCCGACGAGGTGCTCGGCGGGGTCTACGTCGTGGACAAGCCCGGAGCTCGGTTGGCCTTCGCCTACTCATGA
- a CDS encoding lanthionine synthetase C family protein has translation MITAPPSLDPEPRWNENLAAGAPGIILRHIMYARAGRGEWASARQWAAAMLRSPVTADPADCGLFRGAPAVAFALHSAGQGAAQAMATLDTTVDTLTSQRLERAYQRLDAGRLPELREWDLISGLTGIGVYLLHRYGGGNLLRDVLAYLVRLTEPVKDEGELLPGWWSRNGPADRPDHRWPGGHGNIGMAHGIAGPLALLSTAMRHNVVVGGQPEAVERVCAWLDLWVCDSSVHRWWPGMISLPEWRAGGVRQRGPQRPSWCYGTPGLARAQQLAALALGDTMRQRAAQDTLAQCVSDPAQLDQLTDLSLCHGLAGVVQTVRRSAADSDDGRLCDQLPRLTALLDRVALDGPSLEGSGLLEGTAGLDLAQLATAATSAAPHTWDTCLLLAG, from the coding sequence GTGATCACCGCGCCGCCGTCACTCGACCCCGAGCCCCGGTGGAACGAGAACCTGGCCGCTGGGGCCCCCGGCATCATCCTGCGCCACATCATGTACGCCCGCGCCGGTCGCGGTGAGTGGGCGAGCGCTCGGCAGTGGGCCGCCGCCATGCTCCGCAGTCCGGTTACCGCCGATCCCGCCGACTGCGGCCTCTTCCGGGGCGCCCCGGCCGTCGCGTTCGCCCTGCACAGCGCCGGACAGGGCGCAGCACAGGCCATGGCCACGCTGGACACCACCGTCGATACCCTCACCAGCCAGCGGCTGGAGCGCGCGTACCAGCGGCTCGACGCCGGACGCCTGCCGGAGCTTCGAGAGTGGGACCTGATCAGCGGGCTGACCGGGATCGGCGTCTACTTGCTGCACCGCTACGGCGGCGGCAACCTGCTGCGGGACGTACTCGCCTACCTGGTCCGCCTGACCGAACCCGTGAAAGACGAGGGCGAGTTACTGCCCGGCTGGTGGTCCCGCAACGGACCGGCCGACCGGCCGGACCACCGCTGGCCCGGTGGGCACGGCAACATCGGCATGGCCCACGGAATCGCCGGTCCGCTGGCACTACTGTCAACTGCGATGAGACACAATGTCGTCGTAGGCGGGCAGCCAGAAGCGGTCGAACGGGTCTGCGCATGGCTCGACTTGTGGGTCTGCGACAGCTCCGTACACCGTTGGTGGCCGGGCATGATCTCGTTGCCGGAGTGGCGTGCCGGAGGGGTCCGCCAGCGCGGCCCCCAACGGCCGTCCTGGTGCTACGGAACCCCCGGGCTGGCTCGCGCCCAGCAACTCGCCGCTCTGGCCCTGGGCGACACCATGCGCCAGCGCGCGGCACAGGACACGCTCGCCCAGTGCGTCAGCGACCCCGCACAGCTGGACCAGCTCACCGACCTGTCGCTCTGCCACGGCCTGGCCGGAGTCGTCCAGACGGTGCGGCGCTCTGCGGCCGACAGCGACGACGGCCGGCTTTGCGACCAACTGCCCCGTCTGACCGCGCTGCTGGACCGGGTCGCCCTGGACGGCCCCTCGCTGGAAGGCTCCGGGCTGCTGGAAGGCACCGCCGGACTCGACCTGGCCCAGCTCGCCACCGCGGCCACCTCCGCGGCCCCTCACACCTGGGACACCTGCCTCCTGCTGGCCGGCTGA
- a CDS encoding lantibiotic dehydratase, with protein MPDRITLYQHSGAALLRAAVAPMTSTPDHWPNLSDTKACYDWLRTAWSRPGTADAVRDASCALADRIDTIGQGGGSPKQVRRATVSLTRYLLRSTGRPTPFGLFAGVARATTGSASRVRWGSDHRPVARVDTQWLASIVDAMEACPELLERLAVVFNNLASQRGHRLQIPSGGPNRVSIRHSTVVRSVREMAESPVVFGDLADKLAESLRTDRVKVATLLTELVQQGFLITCLRAPLTVTDPLAHVIDRLTRAGAADLPDVAAPLHGIEAVRDDLLRHNDRAGSGRAEIAHRMRDMSHAGRTPLAVDLELDCDVQVPSHVAGELERAADALVRLTRQPTGDPVWQDYLTAFWERYSTGTLVPLTDLLDPATGLGYPADYPGSTMAPPTRPASERDARLLALAWQAMADDTREIVLTDEKITALTAGSRFDESRIPPHVEMAARIHATSTQTLDSGEYTLSIAPARSAGTLTSRFTTAATGSGLAEVYQAVPTAVEGALPAQLTFPPLYPHAENVVRIPAYLPHIISLGEHRPAQDAQNIPVDDLAVTATRDRLHLVSVSRRRVVEPQVFHALALDKQTSPIARFLAHLPRAFTASWTGFDWGPLAMRLPYLPRVRYGRAILSPARWFLTAADLPDFDRWRERWRCPATVELRDDDRTLRLTLTEPIHLEILRAHLARHGDALLTETAEPDHYGWIGGHAHEIAMPLAAIGPAEPQTLAWPLSQTHPREHGPLPGAPEARWLNVKIPTHPERFGEIITLYLPRLLAALDEPPSWFIRYRSAHESDHLRLRLRAPEPDRLGEYLQVLARWAQVMRSAGVAGGLLFDAYRPENGRYGEGPAMDAAEAVFVADSKVAAAQLRYIAPALIRPTALVAVNMLDITNGFLGPDGLLDWLSERPVPGTVVDRETANQAVRLAFSRGMEDLPGWAGIADARRARTEALAAYRRQLPEHMDAGSVLECLLHMHHNRMVGINSDSETAARYLARQAARACRAQAGARP; from the coding sequence GTGCCCGACAGAATCACGCTCTACCAGCACTCCGGCGCCGCCCTGCTGCGGGCAGCGGTCGCTCCGATGACCAGCACCCCCGATCACTGGCCTAACCTGTCCGACACGAAGGCGTGCTACGACTGGCTCCGAACGGCCTGGTCGCGCCCCGGCACGGCCGATGCGGTCCGCGACGCGAGTTGTGCACTGGCCGACCGCATCGACACCATCGGGCAGGGCGGCGGCTCGCCCAAGCAGGTTCGCCGCGCCACTGTCTCGCTGACCCGCTACCTGCTTCGCTCCACCGGCCGTCCCACGCCGTTCGGCTTGTTCGCCGGAGTCGCCCGCGCGACGACCGGATCAGCCAGCCGGGTGCGGTGGGGCAGCGACCACCGCCCGGTGGCCCGGGTCGACACGCAATGGCTGGCGAGCATCGTTGACGCGATGGAAGCATGCCCCGAGTTACTGGAGCGGCTGGCAGTGGTGTTCAACAACCTGGCCTCCCAGCGCGGCCACCGGCTCCAAATCCCGAGCGGAGGCCCGAACCGGGTCAGCATCCGGCACAGCACCGTGGTCCGCTCCGTGCGCGAGATGGCCGAGTCGCCGGTCGTCTTCGGCGACTTGGCCGACAAGCTCGCCGAGTCCCTCCGGACCGACCGGGTAAAAGTCGCCACCCTGCTGACCGAGTTGGTGCAGCAGGGATTCCTGATCACCTGCCTGCGGGCCCCGCTCACCGTGACCGATCCCCTGGCCCACGTGATCGACCGGCTCACCCGGGCCGGGGCCGCCGACCTTCCCGATGTCGCGGCACCCCTGCACGGCATCGAAGCGGTCCGCGATGACCTCCTCCGCCACAACGACCGCGCCGGCAGCGGCCGGGCCGAGATCGCGCACCGCATGCGGGACATGTCCCACGCGGGACGTACGCCGCTGGCGGTGGACCTCGAACTCGACTGCGACGTGCAGGTGCCCAGCCACGTCGCCGGTGAACTGGAGCGGGCCGCCGACGCCCTCGTAAGGCTTACCCGGCAACCGACCGGGGACCCCGTCTGGCAGGACTACCTGACGGCGTTCTGGGAGCGCTACAGCACGGGCACACTCGTGCCCCTGACCGACCTGCTGGACCCGGCCACCGGTCTGGGCTACCCGGCCGACTACCCGGGCAGCACCATGGCCCCACCGACTCGGCCGGCGTCCGAGCGGGACGCCCGACTGCTGGCCCTGGCCTGGCAAGCCATGGCCGACGACACCCGGGAGATCGTCCTGACGGACGAGAAGATCACCGCGCTGACCGCGGGCAGCCGCTTCGATGAGAGCCGAATCCCGCCGCACGTGGAGATGGCCGCACGCATCCACGCGACCAGCACACAGACCCTGGACAGCGGCGAGTACACGCTGAGCATCGCCCCGGCCCGCTCCGCCGGAACCCTCACCTCCCGCTTCACCACTGCCGCCACCGGGTCGGGCCTCGCCGAGGTCTACCAGGCCGTGCCGACTGCCGTGGAAGGCGCACTGCCCGCGCAACTGACCTTCCCACCGCTCTACCCCCACGCCGAGAACGTCGTCCGCATCCCGGCCTACCTGCCGCACATCATCTCGCTGGGCGAGCACCGCCCAGCGCAGGACGCCCAGAACATCCCGGTGGATGACCTGGCGGTCACCGCGACCCGCGACCGCCTGCACCTGGTCAGCGTCTCGCGGCGCCGCGTGGTCGAACCGCAGGTGTTCCACGCGCTGGCCCTAGACAAGCAGACCTCCCCGATCGCGCGGTTCCTCGCACACCTACCGCGCGCCTTCACCGCGTCGTGGACCGGCTTCGACTGGGGGCCACTTGCGATGCGTCTGCCGTACCTGCCCCGGGTGCGCTACGGACGCGCGATCCTGAGCCCGGCTCGCTGGTTCCTGACCGCCGCCGACCTGCCCGACTTCGACCGGTGGCGCGAGCGGTGGCGGTGCCCCGCCACGGTCGAACTGCGCGACGACGACCGCACCTTACGGCTGACCCTGACCGAGCCGATCCACCTGGAGATCCTGCGCGCCCACCTCGCGCGCCACGGCGACGCCCTGTTGACGGAGACTGCGGAGCCGGACCATTACGGCTGGATCGGCGGCCACGCCCACGAGATCGCCATGCCCTTGGCCGCAATCGGCCCAGCGGAGCCGCAGACTCTGGCCTGGCCGCTGTCGCAGACCCACCCCCGCGAGCACGGCCCGCTTCCCGGAGCTCCCGAGGCCCGCTGGCTCAATGTGAAGATCCCCACCCACCCCGAGCGGTTCGGCGAGATCATCACCCTGTACCTGCCCCGCCTGCTGGCCGCTCTCGACGAACCGCCTTCCTGGTTCATCCGCTACCGCAGCGCGCACGAGAGCGACCACCTGCGGCTACGTCTCCGAGCCCCCGAACCCGACCGGCTGGGTGAGTACCTGCAGGTGCTCGCCCGATGGGCCCAGGTGATGCGGTCCGCCGGTGTGGCCGGTGGGCTGCTCTTCGACGCCTACCGCCCCGAGAACGGCCGCTACGGCGAGGGCCCGGCCATGGATGCGGCGGAGGCCGTGTTCGTCGCTGACTCCAAGGTAGCCGCTGCCCAACTTCGCTACATTGCTCCGGCCCTCATCCGGCCGACCGCCTTGGTCGCGGTCAACATGCTGGACATCACGAACGGGTTCCTCGGTCCTGATGGCTTGCTGGACTGGCTCTCCGAGCGGCCCGTGCCGGGGACTGTGGTGGACCGGGAGACGGCGAACCAAGCCGTCCGTCTGGCCTTCTCCAGGGGTATGGAAGACCTGCCCGGCTGGGCGGGTATCGCCGACGCCAGGCGGGCCCGTACCGAAGCCCTGGCCGCCTACCGCCGCCAGCTCCCCGAGCACATGGATGCCGGCTCGGTCCTTGAGTGCCTGCTGCACATGCACCACAACCGGATGGTCGGCATCAACTCGGACAGCGAGACGGCGGCCCGCTACTTGGCCCGCCAGGCGGCCCGCGCCTGCCGCGCGCAGGCCGGAGCGCGGCCGTGA
- a CDS encoding FxLD family lanthipeptide yields the protein MSNTATITKDQGFELADGQFDLFDLGVEVITEIGADRMAAGCGSSDGCGSTCASACTSAV from the coding sequence GTGAGCAACACCGCAACGATCACCAAGGACCAGGGCTTCGAGCTGGCAGATGGGCAGTTCGACCTCTTCGACCTCGGTGTTGAGGTCATCACCGAGATCGGGGCGGACCGCATGGCCGCCGGGTGCGGGTCCTCGGACGGCTGCGGCTCGACCTGCGCGTCCGCGTGCACGAGTGCTGTCTGA
- a CDS encoding ATP-binding protein has protein sequence MTNRAGAAGAAVPDPGGTTRTDHETPWSPTVDHTLVTAILADICTSTHRPQPARQQMRVWDMSGVEQDQRMPAQQNELRQANWPVEPQPQAIGQSRHLAVSLVRQWVPDLPEECMDRVQQVVGELVANAVQHVGKAPISVELWITPRRNLAVVVTDPSPVPPVPREPYDDDTRGRGLHVVANETMAWSWRQEPCGGKAVRATVELTATKSPAQHRAEALAERVRAARPTPVVHGLTGPLVPGLRSAV, from the coding sequence TTGACCAACAGGGCCGGGGCGGCAGGCGCCGCCGTCCCGGACCCGGGCGGCACCACCCGCACCGACCACGAAACGCCCTGGAGCCCCACCGTGGACCACACCCTCGTCACGGCGATCCTCGCCGACATCTGCACCAGCACCCACCGCCCCCAGCCCGCCCGCCAGCAGATGCGGGTCTGGGACATGTCCGGCGTCGAGCAGGACCAGCGCATGCCCGCCCAGCAGAATGAACTCCGCCAAGCCAACTGGCCCGTGGAACCCCAGCCTCAGGCCATCGGACAGTCCCGACACCTGGCGGTCTCCCTGGTCCGGCAGTGGGTACCCGACCTGCCGGAGGAGTGCATGGACCGGGTCCAGCAAGTCGTCGGCGAACTGGTCGCCAACGCGGTCCAGCATGTCGGCAAGGCACCGATCAGCGTGGAGCTGTGGATCACGCCTCGGAGAAACCTGGCTGTCGTGGTCACCGACCCGTCTCCAGTCCCGCCCGTGCCGCGCGAGCCCTACGACGACGACACCCGGGGCCGGGGCCTGCACGTCGTGGCGAACGAGACCATGGCCTGGTCCTGGCGCCAGGAGCCCTGCGGTGGGAAGGCCGTTCGCGCCACCGTCGAACTCACCGCCACGAAGTCGCCCGCCCAGCACCGGGCCGAAGCCCTCGCCGAGCGAGTGCGCGCCGCGAGACCAACCCCCGTCGTCCACGGGCTGACCGGACCTCTCGTGCCCGGCCTGCGCTCGGCCGTCTGA